The genomic DNA AACTCTACGTTGTGAAATTCGGACAAATAATTTTCCATTATTAGTTGACCATGTAAGCAGAGAAGCAGCTTATTTTGCGAATAGACTGAAGGAACTAAACGAAGGAAAACTCGCCCCCCAACCAGATACGATTATTCAAGAAAACCTATTCTTTTTAAAGATAATGGCTGATCATGCAAAATTTATTGGGCATCTTTTAGATCCTTCCGAAAGAAAACTGGTAGAACAAGCTAACGAGTTTAGCCATGATTTCGACCAATTAGTATTCCAGGCAGTTGATTTAGACTCCATGAGACCACAGTCTGAAACGGTGCCCATTTTAGATCAATTCTTGGACCAAAATAGAGTCTCAGTTTTATCTTTAAGAGACTTTAAGAAGACAGCAAGAGAGTTAATTGAAGCCTGCCGAATTAAAAGCAATATTCACCCACTCTTAGCAGACCATACATTTAGAGAAGCCGAGAGATTTTTAGAAATTATAGACTTATTTGAGGCTCATCTTACAAGACCAAAGCTGTAAAAACCATTTAGTTTAGCTGCTATATAGAGCAGCATTTTTTATTTTTAGAAATTATATTGAATAGTATTAGCCGATTGGAATAAAAAAAGGATCTAAAGAGCATAAATAATCTTGCTCAACAATCCTTTTTAATAGATTCAATAGAATGTCTGATACAGTAGTTTAATTTGAGAAGCAGATTATTTATCTTGTGCCAGTTCTTTTCTATTGGGAGCAAGTGGTGGCTGTTCTAACCATTTGTTCTTCACCATCATATCAAACCAGTTTTTAGTAAGGGCTAATGTTTTTAGAATGGCTTTTTCATATACGGCACCTAAGTCTGTTCGCATGGCCGTTGCTAGGCCTGTCCCGTAATATACTTGTGCAGCCTGAGCCAAGAACCCCATATGGTATAGCATTAATTTATCTGAAAAAGGAGATTCTTTTGACATGGTTACCTCTGATTCCCACGACATTGGAACTGGCAAATTATCTTTGTTCATTATTTTTGAAAGAGCTTGTATGTTCCCATCTGTCGCTTCTTCTAGTTCCTCGAAAAACTTTCTTACTTCCTTTGAACCTGTGACTTGACTGAATCCAATGGAAAGGGATTTTGCCATAATGCTCTTTTTAATGTTAAGAGAAAGACTAATTAATTCTGAAGCAGATAATTGCCTTCCTTTTCCGAAGAATCCATCTATAAAATCATTAGTAGAAATAAACTCAGGGCTCTCGCTAGGATAGAAATACGGGTCTCTTTGAAATTTTCCTTTGTTCAGCAATAGCTCAATGGTTAAATCGTACATTCTTTTTGCATCATCATCACATGAGTTGTAAAATTCCCGAAGATCTTTTCTGACAGAAACACTTAAAGCAGTTGTATGACCCCACAAACCATTTATCGTCATAATATGTAGATAATTTAAGCAGAATGTATCAGAAAATAATCTCTCTACACCTTTATTAAGGTCGGACTCATTAAAACCAATAGGAACGGGAAAACCCTCTTTCTCAATGAAGGAAACAATCTGCTTCTTTTGCTTTTCCCATGTCTCGATAGCCATTTCAAAAACCTTTTTTATTGATTCATCCTCCAAAATAGAAAGCATATACCTATTTACTACTTCAATCATTGTTCCGTTTACATACTCACCCCAAAGTGTTCCGATCTCGGAAGCTGTAAGTTTTAAATGATCATTTTCCACTTGTTCTCACCTCTGTCTTATTTTTTACTGCTACAGAAGTAGATATGCATTCCTTTGGACATGCCTTGCAAAAAGTGTATGTAAAGGCGTCTTTTTAATGATAAAAATTTTACTAAAACATTGACTAAAATTTACTTAAAGAATAAAATGGATAGTGTAGACGTTTTCATTTATCTGATATTTAACCTATTTTTAAAGATATTGATTAGATTCTTACTTGAGAAAGTGGAAGGATGATAACCATGGAAAAACACGAATTATTTAATAAGTTTGTAGAGATATTTAAAGTAGAAGATCAGGTTCGCCTCTTTTTTTCACCAGGGCGAATTAATCTTATTGGGGAGCACACGGATTACAATGGAGGAAATGTGTTTCCGGCTGCCATCACCTTCGGAACGTATGGAGTGGTAAGGGAAAGGGAAGATCGTTTGGTGCGACTGTATTCAGAGAACTTCCCGGACAAGGGAATCATTGAATTCTCACTTGACGCTTTGGAATATGATACCGCTCATAATTGGGCCAATTATCCAAAAGGAATGATTCGCTACGTCCAGGAGAGCTTCGGTGCTCTTCGAAACGGATTTGAACTTTTGATCCATGGGAACATTCCAAATGGTGCGGGTCTGTCGTCTTCTGCGTCACTAGAAATGTTGATGGGAGTCATACTTGATGAGGTATACAATCTGAAAATCGCCCGAGTAGAGCTGGTGAAGCTTGGACAGAAGGTAGAAAACAAGTTTATTGGTGTCAACAGTGGCATCATGGATCAGTTTGCGATTGGCATGGGGAAAGAAAACTGTGGAATATTACTAGACTGTCAGACTCTTACTTACGAATATGCGCCTCTTAATCTAGAAAACCACAAAATTATTATTATGAATACGAATAAGCGTCGAGAATTAGCCGACTCGAAGTACAACGAGCGCCGAGCACAATGTGAAGAAGCCCTTCATCGTTTACAAGCTAAATTGAACATCGAGGCATTAGGTAGTTTAACGGAAGAACAATTTGAGGCCAATCGTGAGTTGATTGGAGATGAACTTCTAGAAAAACGAGCAAAGCATGCCGTGTATGAAAATGCTCGTACGATTAAGGCGTTGACAGCTCTAAAAGATGAAAATCTTGCTTACTTTGGAGAACTGATGAATGCTTCTCATACTTCTCTTAAAGATGATTACGAAGTAACAGGAATTGAACTAGATACACTTGTAAGTGCGGCTTGGAGTCAAGAAGGGACAATAGGTGCCAGAATGACGGGGGCAGGGTTTGGAGGCTGTGCCATTGCTCTTGTAGACAAGAATTGTGTTGATTTGTTTATTAAAGAAGTCGGTGAAAGCTATAAAGAGAGAATTGGATATGAAGCAACCTTCTATGTAGCGAGTATTGGGGACGGAACGAAAGAACTTAAGGGAGAGTTGATACGATGAGCGTATTAGTATTAGGAGGGGCAGGATATATTGGTTCGCACGCAGTACACCAGCTAATCGATCAAGGATACAAGGTGGTTGTGATTGATAATCTTCAAACCGGGCATGAACAGGCCGTTCATCCTCAAGCTATTTTTTATAAAGGTGATATAAGAGAGAAAGAATTTTTAACCTCTGTTTTTCAAAAGGAAAAAATTGAAGGGGTTCTCCATTTTGCAGCCAATTCCCTTGTTGGTGAATCGATGGAAAAGCCACTACTGTATTTTGATAATAATGTATATGGGACGCAAGTATTACTGGAAGTGATGAATGCCTTCGATGTGAAAAATATTGTCTTCTCATCAACTGCAGCCACGTATGGTGATCAAAAAATCATGCCGATTACAGAGGATACTCCAACACTTCCGACCAATGCCTATGGAGAGACGAAGTTAACCATGGAAAAAATGCTGAAATGGTGCAATGGTGCTTACGATATGAAGTTTGTTGCGCTTCGCTACTTTAATGTGGCGGGAGCAAGAGCTACTGGAGAAGTGGGAGAAGACCATACACCAGAAACTCATCTCATTCCGTTAGTGTTACAAGTGGCTCTTGAACAAAGAGAGTTCATCTCTGTGTTCGGGGATGACTACGATACACCCGATGGAACGTGTATCCGTGATTATGTTCATGTAGAGGATTTAATTGCTGCCCATATTCTTGCTTTAAAGTATTTAGAAAATGGTGGAGAAAGCAATGTATTTAATCTTGGCAGTAACCAAGGATTCTCCGTGTTGGAAATTATTGAGACAGCAAGGAAAATTACAGGGCATGCTATCCCTGAAAAAATCGTGGCAAGAAGAGCAGGTGATCCAGCAACGTTAATTGCTTCTTCTGAAAAAGCAAAACAGATTCTAGGTTGGAGCCCTATGCGTACAAATATTGATCAAATTATTGAGGACGCATGGAGCTGGCATCAGTCACATCCAAATGGGTACGAAAAGTAACGGAAGGAGAAACACTTCATGGAAATACATGCTTTGATTCAATCACTACTTGATCAATCAATGGAATGTGAAATGATTGATCGAGAAGATGAAATATATGCAAGAAACCAACTCATGTCTCTTTTACAACTAGCTGAATTTCCTGAGAAAATGGATGGGATAAAGGGAGTAAGTATTCCAGAGATATTAGAGCAAATGGTTCAGTATGCTTTTGAAAAAAGAATGGTTGGAATCCTCGATGCAGATAAAGAAATCTTTTCAAGCAAGCTCATGAATGTTCTAGTTCAAAGACCTTCGGATGTGAATCGCCGTTTTTATCGAAATTATGAAAAAGATCCAACCTGCGCAACAGAGTACTTTTATCAATTAAGTCAAAACAGCAATTATATCCAAACAAAAAGTATTGCAAAGAACATTAGTTATAAAACAGACACGCCATACGGAGAATTAGATATTACCATCAATCTGTCGAAGCCAGAAAAGGATCCAAAGCAAATTGCCCTGGAAAAAGAGAAAAAGCAGGATGTGCAGTATCCGAAATGTCTTCTATGTGAGGAGAACGAGGGCTACGAGGGTCGAATTGGACACCCAGCTCGCTCCAATCATCGAATGATTCGACTAGAGTTAGAGGGTGAGCCCTGGTATCTTCAGTATTCACCATATGTGTATTATAACGAACATTGTATCGTGCTCTCCAAAGAGCATCGAGATATGAAAATATCCCGAAAAGGATTTGAAAGATTACTATCGTTCGTCGAAAAGTTTCCACATTATTTCGTTGGCTCAAACGCGGATCTTCCCATTGTAGGTGGATCGATTTTAACTCATGATCACTACCAAGGAGGGAATTATGAGTTTGCGATGGCACGAGCCGACGAAGAGTATTCTTTTCAGATGAAGAAATTCTTAAATGTATCTGCGGCAACGGTCAAGTGGCCGATGTCGGTTATTCGCTTACGATCACGAATGAAAGAAGAACTCATTCAAGCAGCGGATTATATTTTGACTAGCTGGAAGGGTTACTCAGATGAAAAGGTGGATATTCATGCCTTTTCCGGAGACACGCCGCATAATACGATTACTCCAATTGCTAGGATGAGAGAAGGGCAATTTGAGATAGATTTAGTGTTAAGAAATAACCGAACGAGTGAAAAGCATCCGTTAGGAATCTTCCATCCGCACAGCGATGTTCATCACATAAAGAAAGAGAATATTGGATTAATAGAGGTCATGGGTCTTGCGGTTCTCCCTGCTAGATTGAAGGAAGAATTAGAGGAAGTAAAAGCGTATTTATTAGGAAGGTCTGAACGAGTAAAAGACTATCATCTCTCATGGGCTCAGGAATTAAAGAGTAAGTACGGAACAGAATGGTCGGATGATACGGCAGAAGAAATGCTAAGAAGAGAAGTAGGCTTGAAATTCCAACGAGTGCTTGAGGATGCGGGAGTATTTAAAAGAGATACAAATGGTCAAGTGGCCTTTCGATGTTTCTGCGAGAGTTTATAAATGGAGGCAATCCTATGAAAATATCAGAGTCAGTAGTTGGCAGGCACGATGGTCAAACCATCGTAGCACATACGATTGAAAATGCGGCAGGCATGCAAGTCACCTCTCTCAACTATGGGTGTACCATTACGAGAATTGTGGTACCAGACAAGAGAGGGAACCTTGAAAACGTTGTGTTAGGGTTTGATACAGTCGAAGAGTATCAAGCGAATTCAGCTTATTTTGGTTCTGTCATTGGAAGACATGCTGGCAGGATTGCTGGAGGTTGTATTGAACTCGACGGAATCACCTATGAACTAGCCAAAAATAACAATGGAAATCATCTGCATGGTGGATTAAAAGGGTTTGATCAAAAGGTCTGGGATGTTGAAGTAGTGCAAGAAAAGGATTCAGTCAGTCTTTGTTATCGATACGAAAGCAAGGAAGGAGAAGAAGGCTATCCTGGAAATGTACGTGTATCAGTCACATATACAGTAACAAATGCGAATGAGATTCTTCTTAGCTATGAAGGAATGAGTGATGCACGAACCGTCCTTAATATGACAAATCATACGTATTTTAACTTGAGTGGTGACTTAAAACGAACCGCCTTGGATCACACACTGAAGATAAAGAGTGATCACTTTCTTGAATTAAATGATTCTTTAATTCCAACTGGCGAATTGATACATGTCGATCATACAGTATTTGATTTTCGTGACGGTAGGAAGATTCAAGAAGGAGTGGTTTCAGAACATCCTCAAAACGTACTCGTTGGCAATGGCTATGATCATCCCTTTATGTTAAGAAGTAACCAGTCAGAACCAATCACATTATATGATGAAGAGAGTGGCCGTCTATTAGTTGTTGAAACGAATGAACCGGCCGTTGTCCTCTATACTGGCACACAGCTAGGAAACGATTATGACATTCGTGGTAGAAAGTCAGAAAAATACTTAGGATTATGTTTGGAGACACAAGGAGTTCCTGATGCTATTCATCATTCACACTTTCCGAGTACAGTGATAGAGAAAGATCAAGTGTACTGTTCGGAAACAAAATGGTCGTTTAAAATAAAATAATTTTTCATAGGGAAAATGAGAGCCAATAAGCATGTAAGGGTTCTCATTTTTTTATTATAAAATTTTACTAAAAAAATTTGTCAAAAAATATTACAAAATTATAAATGTTTGGAGTATAATGAAAACTATATTTTTTCACAGGGGGTATACAACTATGAAAGCATTAGAAAAAGCAGGAATCTTTGCAGGTAATACCTTTGCTTATTGGGTGCTACTTTTTGCAGGGTTGGCATTATTATTTCCTACAGGTTTTACTTGGATTGGTCCTCATATCCCATTATTATTGGGAGTGATCATGTTTGGAATGGGTATGACATTATCGGTTAATGATTTTAAAGAGGTTTTCAGGCATCCCAAATCCGTATTTATCGGCGTATTGGCACAGTATTTAATCATGCCATTACTAGCATTTGGACTGGCATATGGACTTGGTTTACCTCCTGAAGTTGCTGTAGGTGTGATTCTAGTTGGAGCTTGTCCAGGCGGAACATCTTCTAACGTTATGACTTATTTAGCAAGAGGGAACACGGCCTTATCTGTATCGATTACATCTGTTTCAACCTTATTAGCACCGTTATTAACTCCGGCTATCACTCTTTTATTAGCAAGTAAATGGTTACCAGTGTCACTAAGCGCTATGTTTATATCTGTTGTCAAAATCGTTCTTGTACCGATTATCTTAGGATTAATTGTGAAAACTTTGTTCCGCACTCAAGTTGAGAAAAGCGTTAAAGCTCTTCCATTAGTGTCTGTTATCGGAATCGTGGCCATTGTGGCAGCGGTTGTTAGCGGGAGCAAAGAGAAGATTCTTGAAAGTGGGTTATTGATTTTAGCAGTTGTTATTTTACACAATGCATTAGGGTATCTATTAGGTTTCCTAGCAGCTAAAGTGTTGAAAATGGATTACAGTGACCAAAAAGCGGTTTCTATTGAAGTGGGAATGCAAAACTCTGGACTTGCTGCCGCATTGGCTGCTGCACACTTCTCTCCACTCGCAGCTGTACCAGGAGCAATCTTCAGCGTATGGCACAATGTATCAGGCTCACTTCTTGCAAATTATTGGGGAAAGAAAGCTGAAAAAGCAAATAATAGTCAAAATGCAACTGGAGACTCAGTAGAAATTCAAAAATAGAATGAATCCCGTACGCTTTGAAAAGTGTACGGGTTTTTTATTTGAGAAAATGGAAATTCTAGTTATAGAAAATATTGAATAAGTAGGTTTATTCTGGTATTCTATTATAGAACAAGTGTTCTGTAAAATAAAACAAAAGAGGTGTCTTATGATTTTAGGAATTCATCCGTATTTAGTGCTGAATGGAAACGGGCAAGAAGCGGTAAAGTTTTATGAAGAGGCAATAGATGCAAAGGTTGTTTCTGTACAGACGTTTGGGGATATGCCAGATAATCCGGAATACCCTACACCCTGAAGCAAAAAAACGAGTGCTAAATGCACATTTAAAGATAGGAAACTCAGATCTCATGCTTTCCGATACATTCCCTGGGCAGCCGTATCCGATTGGAGCTCAAGTAACCATTGCCATTATCATTAATAGCGTGGAAAAAACAAAAGCGGTTTTCGAAAAATTACAAGATGGCGGAGAGGTATTAATGCCACTACAAGAAACCTTCTGGAGTCCAGCTTATGGACAGGTAACCGATAAATTCAATATGACTTGGCAGGTTTCAACAGAGATTAAAAACGATTAATCATTAATCGCTTAGAATCAATCATTTTTTACTAGACAGCTGGGTAGTACCTAGCTGTTTTTGTTTATAATACAAATAAATACTAAGAGGGAAGGGGGAATAGTATCAATGAACCTTCAAAACTTTGAAGAGAATATAAATGAAGTGATCTTAGCTCGTGGAAAAAAATACTATGACCAGGATCACATCGAGAAGTTGGAAGAAGTGAATAGTAACCATTATATTTTTCAAGTTTCGGGAACCTATGACTATACGGTTCATATTTTTCTAACGGATACAGGAGAGATGAAAGATACATATTGTGATTGTCCATATGACCAGGGAGAGTTCTGTAAGCACCAAGTAGCTGCGTTTTATGCCTTACGATATGAGAAGGGAAGAAAAGAAGAAAAAACAGAGTCTACTCAACTAGTTATACAAGAAAACAAATCAGAATTAGAATCGATTCTTTCGAGATTAAATAAACAAGAGTTATTAAAAATTATCATAGATATTGCAGATGAACACGCTTTAATTGAGAAGAGACTTTTGGCTAGATATACACCTGTAAAGGATGAAGTTGAATCTAGTAAAAAGTTAATAAAGGAGTACATTAAACAATACAAGCGACGTGGATTTATACAGTGGAATGAGGTGTATGAAGCACTACAGGGAGCTAATATAACCCTAGAAAAAGCAGAAGAAAAGATAGCTGAATCTGATGCATTAAGAGCTGTTCAGCTAAGTATGATTGTTTTATCGAGTGTAGTAGAAATGCTTCAATTTTGTGATGATTCGAATGGCTATGTAGGAGATGTCATCAGGGGAAGTTTGAATATGATACATCAGGCAGTAGATATTCATGCTAATAGTTTGGATGAGAAACAAAAAGAAAATTTATATTTAAGCATTATGAAAGAAGCAATGCGACCTTATTATGACGATTGGAGCGAGTGGAGAATCGATCTCTTAAGAAGCTGTATACCTCTGTGTGATACGGATAAGAGAAGGATAAAGCTTAATAAACTGTTGGAGGATATGTTAAAAACAGTAAAAAGTGATGCCTGGAGTGATAAATATGAAACACAAGCCATTAAACTTCTTCAGCTTCAACTCATTGAACAATTAGAGGGAAAGGAAAAAGGATTGAAGTTCATTTATTCTAACTTGCAGTATAGTGATTTTAGAGAAAGAGCTATTTTGCACTTGTTAGAAGAAAAAAAATTCAAAGAAGTGGTCCAGCTGTGCGAAGAAGGGATAAAAATTGATAGACAATATAGAGGAATTATTTATGAGTGGAAAAAGTATCAACTTGAAGCCTTTGAAGGTCTCGGTGATATAGATAAACAAAAAGAAATCATGGTAAGTTTTTTATATGATAATAGGTATGAATATTACTCAAGGTTAAAACAACTATTTTCAGCAAATGAGTGGCCTGAATTTCTTGAAGAAATAGTCAAGACTTTTAAGGAGGATAGATATGCACCATCTGCTTATGTTGAAATATTAAAAGAAGAGAAAATGAGTAGTCATCTTCTTGAATATTGTTCTAAGAACTTGGATTCAATAAAACAGTTATATCCATATCTAGTCGATGAGTACTTCGATGAGGTAAATAAACTATTCATAAAATATATTGAGCTTCAGTCAGAACAATCAGGTGATCGAAAAAAATATAGAAATATTTGCAGCCTTATTAAGCTTTATAAAAAGGTATGTGGTACGACCCATTTTCAAATGCTAATCGATCATTTAAAAGAAGAGTATAAAAGAAGACCTACATTTATTGATGAACTTAATAAGATAAGTTCATAACGCCCTAAGTCCAACCTTAGGGCGTATCTATCAACTTAAATATGAAAAGTTGATTCTTGGTTCAGATACGATGAACAGCTGTCCATTCTTTTCTTCAAGACCTACTCGAAACGTGTTTGGGTTTCCTGGTATGGTAATATCAACAAATTCTGGTGTGTCATTGTGTTTATCCAATTTAAATTCTACATAAGTGTGCGTACCAACATGAAAACGCCGAAGTATTTTTTGATGCTTAACTTCACAAAAGATCGCCTCGTGTACATTTACGCTTGTAAGCTCCTTCCCTAATAGAGAGCGTAACCGTTCTATCACATCTGCCTTACTGATCATTTTCTTCTTTCCTTTCACAAATAAATCCATAT from Robertmurraya sp. FSL R5-0851 includes the following:
- a CDS encoding SWIM zinc finger family protein, which produces MNLQNFEENINEVILARGKKYYDQDHIEKLEEVNSNHYIFQVSGTYDYTVHIFLTDTGEMKDTYCDCPYDQGEFCKHQVAAFYALRYEKGRKEEKTESTQLVIQENKSELESILSRLNKQELLKIIIDIADEHALIEKRLLARYTPVKDEVESSKKLIKEYIKQYKRRGFIQWNEVYEALQGANITLEKAEEKIAESDALRAVQLSMIVLSSVVEMLQFCDDSNGYVGDVIRGSLNMIHQAVDIHANSLDEKQKENLYLSIMKEAMRPYYDDWSEWRIDLLRSCIPLCDTDKRRIKLNKLLEDMLKTVKSDAWSDKYETQAIKLLQLQLIEQLEGKEKGLKFIYSNLQYSDFRERAILHLLEEKKFKEVVQLCEEGIKIDRQYRGIIYEWKKYQLEAFEGLGDIDKQKEIMVSFLYDNRYEYYSRLKQLFSANEWPEFLEEIVKTFKEDRYAPSAYVEILKEEKMSSHLLEYCSKNLDSIKQLYPYLVDEYFDEVNKLFIKYIELQSEQSGDRKKYRNICSLIKLYKKVCGTTHFQMLIDHLKEEYKRRPTFIDELNKISS
- a CDS encoding bile acid:sodium symporter family protein; translation: MKALEKAGIFAGNTFAYWVLLFAGLALLFPTGFTWIGPHIPLLLGVIMFGMGMTLSVNDFKEVFRHPKSVFIGVLAQYLIMPLLAFGLAYGLGLPPEVAVGVILVGACPGGTSSNVMTYLARGNTALSVSITSVSTLLAPLLTPAITLLLASKWLPVSLSAMFISVVKIVLVPIILGLIVKTLFRTQVEKSVKALPLVSVIGIVAIVAAVVSGSKEKILESGLLILAVVILHNALGYLLGFLAAKVLKMDYSDQKAVSIEVGMQNSGLAAALAAAHFSPLAAVPGAIFSVWHNVSGSLLANYWGKKAEKANNSQNATGDSVEIQK
- a CDS encoding galactokinase; translation: MEKHELFNKFVEIFKVEDQVRLFFSPGRINLIGEHTDYNGGNVFPAAITFGTYGVVREREDRLVRLYSENFPDKGIIEFSLDALEYDTAHNWANYPKGMIRYVQESFGALRNGFELLIHGNIPNGAGLSSSASLEMLMGVILDEVYNLKIARVELVKLGQKVENKFIGVNSGIMDQFAIGMGKENCGILLDCQTLTYEYAPLNLENHKIIIMNTNKRRELADSKYNERRAQCEEALHRLQAKLNIEALGSLTEEQFEANRELIGDELLEKRAKHAVYENARTIKALTALKDENLAYFGELMNASHTSLKDDYEVTGIELDTLVSAAWSQEGTIGARMTGAGFGGCAIALVDKNCVDLFIKEVGESYKERIGYEATFYVASIGDGTKELKGELIR
- the galE gene encoding UDP-glucose 4-epimerase GalE, which gives rise to MSVLVLGGAGYIGSHAVHQLIDQGYKVVVIDNLQTGHEQAVHPQAIFYKGDIREKEFLTSVFQKEKIEGVLHFAANSLVGESMEKPLLYFDNNVYGTQVLLEVMNAFDVKNIVFSSTAATYGDQKIMPITEDTPTLPTNAYGETKLTMEKMLKWCNGAYDMKFVALRYFNVAGARATGEVGEDHTPETHLIPLVLQVALEQREFISVFGDDYDTPDGTCIRDYVHVEDLIAAHILALKYLENGGESNVFNLGSNQGFSVLEIIETARKITGHAIPEKIVARRAGDPATLIASSEKAKQILGWSPMRTNIDQIIEDAWSWHQSHPNGYEK
- a CDS encoding aldose epimerase family protein encodes the protein MKISESVVGRHDGQTIVAHTIENAAGMQVTSLNYGCTITRIVVPDKRGNLENVVLGFDTVEEYQANSAYFGSVIGRHAGRIAGGCIELDGITYELAKNNNGNHLHGGLKGFDQKVWDVEVVQEKDSVSLCYRYESKEGEEGYPGNVRVSVTYTVTNANEILLSYEGMSDARTVLNMTNHTYFNLSGDLKRTALDHTLKIKSDHFLELNDSLIPTGELIHVDHTVFDFRDGRKIQEGVVSEHPQNVLVGNGYDHPFMLRSNQSEPITLYDEESGRLLVVETNEPAVVLYTGTQLGNDYDIRGRKSEKYLGLCLETQGVPDAIHHSHFPSTVIEKDQVYCSETKWSFKIK
- a CDS encoding DUF2935 domain-containing protein, with the translated sequence MANPIVARSLDEIQFWSRIMKEHALFLSLGFTYEQQQLITEAQQFITLFERIEEKLARFSVNTDVRQIQAFNNEVYQAAVAIWSYKRKVLGLTLRCEIRTNNFPLLVDHVSREAAYFANRLKELNEGKLAPQPDTIIQENLFFLKIMADHAKFIGHLLDPSERKLVEQANEFSHDFDQLVFQAVDLDSMRPQSETVPILDQFLDQNRVSVLSLRDFKKTARELIEACRIKSNIHPLLADHTFREAERFLEIIDLFEAHLTRPKL
- the galT gene encoding UDP-glucose--hexose-1-phosphate uridylyltransferase, which encodes MEIHALIQSLLDQSMECEMIDREDEIYARNQLMSLLQLAEFPEKMDGIKGVSIPEILEQMVQYAFEKRMVGILDADKEIFSSKLMNVLVQRPSDVNRRFYRNYEKDPTCATEYFYQLSQNSNYIQTKSIAKNISYKTDTPYGELDITINLSKPEKDPKQIALEKEKKQDVQYPKCLLCEENEGYEGRIGHPARSNHRMIRLELEGEPWYLQYSPYVYYNEHCIVLSKEHRDMKISRKGFERLLSFVEKFPHYFVGSNADLPIVGGSILTHDHYQGGNYEFAMARADEEYSFQMKKFLNVSAATVKWPMSVIRLRSRMKEELIQAADYILTSWKGYSDEKVDIHAFSGDTPHNTITPIARMREGQFEIDLVLRNNRTSEKHPLGIFHPHSDVHHIKKENIGLIEVMGLAVLPARLKEELEEVKAYLLGRSERVKDYHLSWAQELKSKYGTEWSDDTAEEMLRREVGLKFQRVLEDAGVFKRDTNGQVAFRCFCESL
- a CDS encoding DUF3231 family protein, yielding MENDHLKLTASEIGTLWGEYVNGTMIEVVNRYMLSILEDESIKKVFEMAIETWEKQKKQIVSFIEKEGFPVPIGFNESDLNKGVERLFSDTFCLNYLHIMTINGLWGHTTALSVSVRKDLREFYNSCDDDAKRMYDLTIELLLNKGKFQRDPYFYPSESPEFISTNDFIDGFFGKGRQLSASELISLSLNIKKSIMAKSLSIGFSQVTGSKEVRKFFEELEEATDGNIQALSKIMNKDNLPVPMSWESEVTMSKESPFSDKLMLYHMGFLAQAAQVYYGTGLATAMRTDLGAVYEKAILKTLALTKNWFDMMVKNKWLEQPPLAPNRKELAQDK